From the genome of Desertifilum tharense IPPAS B-1220:
TGCATCAACTCACCTGCCAGATTCGCGATCGCGGGATGGGAATTCCCCCAGAATCTCAAACCCGCCTGTTTGAACCCTTTTACCGTGCAGCAAACGCCAAGCAAAGACCCGGTACGGGTTTGGGGTTAACCATTGTTAAGCGAGCCGTAGATTTACTCAACGGAGAAATTACGATCGACAGCACTATCGGGGTAGGGACAACGGTATGCGTTACCCTCCCCCTAATAGCAGATCCACCCCCATCTGTATAAACTTCCGACTAGAAGCGGATCGATCGCGGTTTGAGTGGCAAACCTAGAAGCTAAATCGCTTCAAAGTTCTTTTCACCCGTTCTAATCCGAATGATTTGATCGACGGGCGTAACAAAGATTTTACCGTCGCCAATTTCGCCCGTGCGCGCTGCCGCAATAATTTTATCGACAACTAAATCGACTTGAGCGTCATCAACCACAATTTCAATCTTGAGCTTTTGGAGAAACTCAACCGTATATTCAGAACCCCGATAGCGTTCTGTTTGTCCTTTCTGGCGTCCGAACCCTCGAACTTCAGAAACGGTCATCCCCACAATACCTGCATTGACTAAAGCAATTTTCACTTCGTCAAGTTTGAACGGTCGGATAATAGCTTCTATCTTTTTCAAGCGCTTAACTCCTCACAGAGATTGACAGCAGACTTTTTAATAGCATGGCACTTTAGTACCATCGCTGAGTGTGAGAATTTTGTACCTTATGTTACCAATATTTGCGCTCATTGCTCGATCGAGCGGTCTAGCGCTTGAGAATGAGCGGGCGAACAATGGCAAAACTTGCCCCAAAAGTTACCACCACAATCAGAAAAATGGCAACCGCTAGCCAGACGCCGTTAATCTCGCTGGACTTTTCTGGGGGAGTTGGACGGCGATAGCGTCCTTCCTCTTGTTCGGCGATGAGAGGTTGCGGCGAGGCTTCTTTGAGTTCTGGCGGCTTAGGCGGTACAGTTCGGGGAAGCGGACGTTGGGGTGTAGAGGAAGAGAGAGATTCACCCAATTCAGGCGAACGGTTGATCCGAGTCGTGGGTGCGACCGCCGGTTCTGAACCCTCGACTTTCTGTTGAAGGCGGATGGCCGATTGAACAAATTGGTCAATTTCTTGACGCAGGTGTTGATTTTGTTGCAGGAGTTGCTGATTCTGAGTTCTCAAAAACTCTAGCATGGCCTGGTTAGCCTGCATTTCAGCCGCCAGTTCGCGGTAGACCGAAAGCGGAACCGATGGGGCGTAGGATGAGGAGGTTGCGGTTTGGGTCTTAACTGTCACATTTCGCATAGGAGGGGGCAGGATATAG
Proteins encoded in this window:
- a CDS encoding P-II family nitrogen regulator; its protein translation is MKKIEAIIRPFKLDEVKIALVNAGIVGMTVSEVRGFGRQKGQTERYRGSEYTVEFLQKLKIEIVVDDAQVDLVVDKIIAAARTGEIGDGKIFVTPVDQIIRIRTGEKNFEAI